In Torulaspora globosa chromosome 1, complete sequence, a genomic segment contains:
- the AHC2 gene encoding Ahc2p (ancestral locus Anc_6.358): MLTPQAIQNCVRKFQEQELESNVDHSVLQQQKSQLEGKLLRERYLTKRLQLLYSQIDKTRNYQEFVDLLMNSRSLLREIFTVEGLGRRARHADPEVDWSKFGVDIADYVARNDELLALYNDGLL; the protein is encoded by the coding sequence ATGTTGACACCACAAGCGATCCAGAACTGCGTGAGGAAGTTTCAGGAGCAAGAGCTGGAATCGAATGTGGATCATTCGGTTCTGCAACAACAGAAGAGCCAGTTGGAGGGCAAGTTGCTGCGCGAACGGTATCTGACGAAgcggctgcagctgctgtACTCGCAGATCGACAAGACTAGGAACTACCAGGAGTTTGTCGACCTGCTGATGAACAGCAGGTCGCTGCTGCGAGAGATCTTCACGGTGGAGGGGCTTGGCAGGCGGGCCAGGCATGCGGATCCCGAGGTGGACTGGTCCAAGTTCGGGGTCGACATCGCGGATTATGTGGCCCGCAACGACGAGCTGCTGGCGTTGTACAACGACGGTCTGCTGTGA
- the TRX3 gene encoding Trx3p (ancestral locus Anc_6.359), which produces MAVLLTSTAQQKMFRTAAQPVSFRTYLGASKTFARFKGYSSIPKLTSLADFQSSIKGSKLSVVDFYATWCGPCKAMAPHLSKLVDEYPDVGFYKVDVDESPDVAQHCQVSAMPTFVFAKNGEMLGKIIGANPQGIEQGIKQLQ; this is translated from the coding sequence ATGGCCGTATTACTAACGTCTACAGCACAGCAAAAGATGTTCAGAACCGCAGCACAGCCGGTGTCCTTCAGGACGTATCTTGGCGCTAGCAAGACGTTCGCCAGGTTCAAAGGCTACAGTTCGATCCCCAAGCTCACTTCGCTGGCTGACTTCCAGAGCAGCATCAAGGGCTCGAAGCTCTCAGTCGTGGACTTCTATGCTACGTGGTGCGGCCCATGCAAGGCTATGGCACCTCACCTCTCCAAGCTGGTCGACGAGTATCCTGACGTGGGTTTCTACAAGGTGGATGTCGACGAGAGCCCGGACGTTGCTCAGCATTGCCAGGTCAGTGCAATGCCCACGTTTGTGTTCGCCAAGAACGGCGAAATGCTGGGTAAAATAATCGGTGCCAACCCCCAGGGCATCGAGCAAGGCATCAAGCAGCTCCAGTGA
- the COQ2 gene encoding 4-hydroxybenzoate octaprenyltransferase (ancestral locus Anc_6.361) produces MPFYNIVTQPGSLAAKNLLFSSSLACASVARLCFNRSSRNITRFQSSDRPHQAFTPEQLQKAREARLNGLGPFVSKLPAKWIPYAELMRLEKPVGTWLLFLPGSFAILMAAMETGTSIGHTAWMLGLFGVGSLVMRGAGCTINDLLDRKLDSSVIRSVERPIASGRVSTKQATVFLAGQTAIGIGILKQLPPDCWWLGLASLPLVFTYPLFKRFTYYPQAALSGCFKWGALLGFPAMGIIDWPTMIPLFAGNFLWCMIYDTIYAHQDKAFDVKAGIKSTALAWKDKTKPICNVLATSQIALFALAGINSGLILGPGFIGGLSIFAYRLFTMIRNVDLDNPKDCWRAFTSNIRTGLYFSYALFFDLLLRSFGLL; encoded by the coding sequence ATGCCTTTCTATAATATCGTGACGCAGCCAGGCTCTCTGGCTGCGAAAAATCTGCTCTTTAGTAGTTCTTTGGCGTGCGCTAGCGTCGCTAGACTATGTTTCAATCGATCATCACGGAACATCACACGATTCCAGTCGTCTGATCGGCCGCATCAGGCTTTCACTCCCGAGCAGTTGCAAAAAGCTCGAGAAGCTAGACTAAACGGTCTAGGACCATTTGTGTCCAAGCTGCCTGCCAAGTGGATCCCGTATGCCGAACTCATGCGGTTGGAAAAACCAGTCGGAACGTGGCTGCTGTTTCTGCCGGGCTCGTTTGCCATCCTTATGGCCGCGATGGAGACGGGCACTTCGATTGGCCATACAGCATGGATGCTTGGCCTCTTCGGGGTCGGCTCGCTTGTAATGAGAGGCGCCGGCTGTACCATCAACGACCTGCTGGACCGCAAGCTCGACAGCTCGGTGATCAGATCCGTCGAGAGACCGATTGCCTCTGGAAGGGTTTCTACCAAGCAGGCAACAGTTTTCCTGGCAGGACAGACGGCGATCGGGATTGGCATCCTCAAACAGCTGCCTCCAGATTGCTGGTGGTTGGGGCTAGCTTCGCTGCCTCTGGTGTTCACGTACCcgctcttcaaaagatttaCTTACTATCCACAGGCTGCCCTGAGCGGTTGTTTTAAGTGGGGCGCCCTTCTCGGGTTTCCTGCTATGGGAATCATCGATTGGCCCACTATGATTCCGTTATTTGCTGGCAATTTCCTATGGTGCATGATATATGACACGATCTACGCACATCAAGACAAGGCTTTCGATGTGAAGGCTGGTATCAAGTCGACAGCTCTGGCCTGGAAGGACAAGACAAAGCCGATCTGCAACGTGCTGGCGACGTCCCAAATTGCTCTGTTCGCGCTCGCAGGGATCAACAGCGGACTGATCCTGGGGCCAGGTTTCATCGGAGGACTATCGATCTTTGCATACAGACTATTTACAATGATCAGAAATGTTGATCTCGATAACCCCAAAGATTGTTGGAGAGCGTTCACAAGCAACATCAGAACAGGGCTTTACTTCTCGTATGCTCTGTTTTTTGACCTATTACTGAGATCCTTTGGCCTTCTgtga
- the TUP1 gene encoding chromatin-silencing transcriptional regulator TUP1 (ancestral locus Anc_6.363) has protein sequence MSSVVAASQNKVNELLEAIRQEFSQVSQEANSYRLQNQKDYDFKINQQLAEMQQIRNTVYELELTHRKMKDAYEEEINRLKIELEQRDRQVASFTAHHQQAQQVQQAQRPGVPPSTAVASSSAFGGSSLPPTGLGQQAASVSGVQPGVSAEVKQSPPVVVAPAVAVAGEKAATEPQAQAVAATASQNAAAPAAAETAQALPPNGASPVPSQATPSTSPEGTRQAHEGEQPAAQQEHYLVPYKVRASHTKPIPPFLLDLDSQTVPSHLKKQTNDYYILYNPALPRELDVELHCSLDHSSVVCCVRFSNDGEFLATGCNKTTQVFRVSDGSLVARLSDDAASQPGNAPVGTGGAEDSSDSNSFATSKTASSDLYIRSVCFSPDGKFLATGAEDRLIRIWDIAKKQIVMVLQGHEQDIYSLDYFPSGEKLVSGSGDRTVRIWDLRTGQCSLTLSIEDGVTTVAVSPGDGKFIAAGSLDRAVRVWDSNTGFLVERLDSENELGTGHKDSVYSVVFTRDGNGVVSGSLDRSVKLWNLRGGSNDNNGKPTPGTCEVTYTGHKDFVLSVATTQNDEFILSGSKDRGVLFWATKSGNPLLMLQGHRNSVISVAVANGFPLGPQYGVFATGSGDCKARIWKYTKIDAGSDSNKIKEVKE, from the coding sequence atgTCATCTGTAGTGGCTGCTTCGCAGAATAAGGTcaacgagctgctggaggcTATAAGACAGGAGTTCTCGCAGGTTTCGCAGGAGGCAAATAGCTATCGATTACAGAATCAGAAGGACTATGATTTCAAGATAAACCAGCAGCTTGCAGAGATGCAGCAGATAAGAAATACGGTGTATGAGCTGGAATTGACGCAtaggaagatgaaggatGCGTatgaggaggaaatcaaCAGGCTGAAAATTGAGCTGGAGCAGCGGGACAGACAGGTAGCCTCTTTTACAGCACATCACCAGCAGGCGCAGCAGGTGCAGCAGGCACAGCGTCCGGGGGTGCCACCTAGCACAGCTGTTGCTTCAAGTAGCGCTTTTGGAGGCTCGTCGTTGCCTCCTACAGGCCTGGGACAGCAGGCTGCATCGGTCTCAGGCGTTCAACCGGGCGTTTCGGCGGAGGTTAAGCAGTCTCCGCCGGTTGTGGTTGCTCCTGCTGTAGCGGTCGCTGGCGAGAAGGCAGCTACTGAGCCACAGGCTCAAGCTGTTGCGGCCACTGCTTCGCAGAATGCAGCCGCCCCGGCAGCAGCCGAGACGGCGCAAGCACTACCGCCAAACGGGGCTTCTCCAGTGCCTTCGCAGGCTACTCCGAGCACGTCACCGGAAGGAACGCGACAGGCGCATGAAGGTGAACAGCCAGCGGCGCAACAGGAACACTATCTTGTTCCTTACAAGGTTCGTGCTAGCCATACAAAGCCTATTCCTCCATTTTTATTGGACTTGGACTCCCAGACGGTGCCTTCTCATTTAAAGAAACAGACCAATGACTACTACATACTGTACAATCCGGCGTTGCCACGTGAACTGGACGTCGAATTGCATTGTTCGTTGGATCATTCCTCCGTCGTGTGCTGCGTCCGATTCAGCAATGATGGCGAATTCTTAGCCACGGGGTGCAACAAGACCACCCAAGTTTTCAGAGTCTCCGATGGCAGCTTGGTCGCAAGGCTCTCAGACGACGCTGCTTCGCAACCTGGTAATGCACCTGTTGGTACTGGCGGCGCGGAGGACTCCAGTGATTCAAACTCTTTTGCGACTTCTAAAACAGCTTCGTCCGATCTTTATATTCGTTCCGTGTGTTTCTCACCCGATGGCAAATTTTTGGCCACTGGTGCCGAGGATAGATTGATCAGAATCTGGgacattgccaagaaacagATTGTTATGGTGCTGCAAGGTCATGAACAGGATATTTACTCTCTAGACTACTTCCCATCCGGAGAAAAACTAGTCTCAGGTTCAGGAGATAGAACAGTTAGAATCTGGGACTTGCGTACAGGTCAATGCTCGTTGACTTTGTCGATAGAAGATGGTGTTACTACTGTAGCAGTGTCCCCTGGAGACGGTAAATTCATCGCGGCCGGATCCTTAGATCGGGCAGTTCGCGTATGGGATTCTAACACCGGGTTCCTTGTTGAGAGACTAGACTCCGAGAACGAACTCGGGACAGGCCATAAAGACTCTGTTTACAGTGTCGTATTCACCAGGGACGGCAACGGGGTTGTCTCAGGATCTCTTGATAGATCCGTCAAACTTTGGAATCTGAGAGGTGGCAGCAATGACAATAACGGAAAGCCTACACCAGGAACCTGTGAAGTTACCTACACTGGACACAAGGACTTCGTTCTCTCCGTTGCCACAACACAAAATGATGAATTCATACTTTCTGGTTCCAAAGATCGTGGAGTTTTATTCTGGGCCACGAAATCCGGAAATCCACTATTGATGCTGCAGGGTCACAGAAACTCGGTTATTTCTGTTGCAGTCGCTAATGGATTCCCATTAGGTCCTCAGTATGGTGTTTTCGCTACGGGTAGCGGAGATTGCAAGGCTAGGATTTGGAAATACACAAAAATTGATGCCGGTTCTGACTCTAATAAGATTAAAGAAGTCAAGGAATGA
- the MRX15 gene encoding Mrx15p (ancestral locus Anc_6.360), translated as MFNSDQCIEFLKSCCQRTYSSIQVFKMSLPFSKVMQALVAKTAPEPIYSYKVSPVVKAGSWALSLVFFTYGATYANWSYESSQTVYKEADDATKNDWKFLVKSFAPMGLTVIPLSLAVAAVYVPSRIVTKATYVPRRNGTPECELVRRSAILGREVSVVRPLTQLTRNGKTRVFTGVGNQGVEDKGSFVFFLSDRSGLARRWFNKVYIFPRSGRFWASDGRIFDALFGGDSIRDLELKTKDYKNGLDSKILQDVKQDRSMLDELIQQNSSRAKFHSGSKTSDLSKRIVGSSSSQKAKGSQ; from the coding sequence ATGTTTAACAGTGATCAGTGTATCGAGTTCCTGAAAAGTTGCTGCCAGCGAACATACAGCAGCATCCAGGTGTTCAAGATGAGTCTGCCCTTCTCCAAGGTGATGCAGGCACTGGTGGCCAAGACGGCCCCAGAACCAATCTACTCCTATAAGGTGAGTCCGGTGGTGAAAGCTGGTTCGTGGGCTTTGTCGCTGGTGTTCTTCACCTACGGTGCTACATATGCCAACTGGTCCTATGAGTCGTCGCAGACCGTTTACAAAGAGGCTGATGACGCCACGAAGAACGATTGGAAGTTCCTGGTCAAGAGTTTCGCACCTATGGGTCTAACGGTAATCCCACTGTCGCTGGCCGTCGCTGCAGTATACGTCCCATCGAGAATCGTCACTAAGGCAACGTATGTACCGAGGAGGAACGGCACCCCAGAGTGCGAACTGGTCCGCCGTTCTGCCATCCTGGGCAGGGAGGTCAGCGTGGTCAGACCCTTGACGCAATTGACTAGAAACGGCAAGACTCGTGTGTTCACGGGCGTCGGCAATCAAGGCGTCGAGGACAAGGGTTCTTTCGTGTTCTTCCTGTCGGACCGCAGTGGCCTGGCCAGAAGATGGTTCAATAAGGTGTACATATTTCCCAGATCCGGCAGGTTTTGGGCCTCAGACGGCCGTATATTCGATGCTCTATTTGGCGGAGATTCGATACGTGATCTTGAACTGAAGACTAAGGACTACAAGAATGGGCTGGATTCGAAAATTCTACAGGATGTTAAACAGGATAGAAGCATGTTGGATGAGTTGATTCAGCAGAACTCGTCCAGAGCGAAATTTCACTCCGGGTCCAAGACTTCCGATCTATCTAAGAGAATCGTTggctcatcatcttcacAGAAGGCCAAAGGATCTCAGTAA
- the MVD1 gene encoding diphosphomevalonate decarboxylase MVD1 (ancestral locus Anc_6.362), protein MGDREDGSDSKAVEVAPMEHWSDMKAAILVVSASKKDTPSTSGMQLTVQTSDLFRERVRDVVPRRFEEMKKAIKEKNWPVFAELTMKDSNSFHATCLDTFPPIFYMNDTSKKIIKLCHQINEFYNETVVAYTFDAGPNAVLYYLKENEKKLFALIYKIFSKVSGWEAKFSNEELSQFTKIFDSSLAKDLPFELDDELYKGVSRVILTQVGPGPQPTEECLIDPATGLPK, encoded by the coding sequence ATGGGCGACAGGGAAGACGGTAGCGACTCCAAGGCAGTTGAAGTCGCACCTATGGAGCATTGGTCTGATATGAAGGCTGCTATCCTGGTCGTGAGTGCTTCGAAGAAGGACACCCCCTCAACTAGCGGTATGCAATTGACTGTGCAGACTTCAGACTTGTTTAGAGAAAGAGTCAGAGACGTTGTTCCACGCCGGTTCgaggagatgaagaaggctatcaaggaaaagaacTGGCCAGTGTTTGCTGAGTTGACTATGAAAGACTCTAACTCATTCCATGCAACTTGTCTGGACACTTTTCCGCCCATTTTTTACATGAATGATAcatccaagaagatcatcaagctgTGCCATCAGATCAATGAATTTTACAACGAAACAGTGGTAGCTTATACATTCGATGCTGGCCCAAATGCCGTCCTCTATtatttgaaggagaacgagaagaagcttttcGCCCTCATTTACAAGATCTTTTCCAAAGTCTCCGGATGGGAAGCCAAATTTTCTAACGAGGAATTGAGTCAATTCACAAAGATATTCGATTCATCCTTAGCTAAGGACTTGCCATTCGAATTAGATGACGAACTTTACAAGGGCGTCTCAAGAGTAATTCTGACACAAGTCGGCCCAGGCCCTCAGCCAACCGAAGAATGCTTAATTGATCCAGCAACAGGTCTGCCAAAATAG
- the CSM1 gene encoding Csm1p (ancestral locus Anc_6.364), with amino-acid sequence MRGLEKLVTGRLEGVEHGSGVGMDALTQYRNSVKERLDSADVLVAKLVHENTVLSQTVETRTQEVENVRHQLKTLQNRVAELEGREARQEEEIEIVKDLFEHLCGVRVHKSYEDDTGLWFDASQGSRNGIMDYKLGFVKNESSAGTEVVYVPLLKQRSSDELRALQKQLPGYMFDTLSFPLKSLYQFYSKMARSLSKKIE; translated from the coding sequence ATGAGAGGCCTCGAGAAGCTGGTAACTGGCAGGCTGGAGGGTGTCGAGCACGGTAGCGGAGTTGGGATGGATGCGTTAACGCAGTACAGGAACTCTGTGAAGGAGCGACTCGACAGCGCAGATGTGCTGGTAGCCAAGCTGGTGCATGAGAACACGGTGCTGTCGCAGACGGTGGAAACCAGAACGCAGGAGGTTGAGAACGTGCGACATCAGTTAAAGACGCTGCAGAATAGGGTGGCGGAGCTGGAGGGCCGGGAGGCGCGgcaggaggaagagatagaGATTGTGAAGGATCTATTCGAACACCTGTGTGGGGTGCGAGTGCATAAGTCGTACGAGGACGACACAGGACTGTGGTTTGACGCCTCACAGGGGTCACGGAACGGGATCATGGACTACAAGTTGGGCTTTGTCAAGAACGAGTCGTCTGCCGGGACGGAGGTGGTGTACGTTccgctgctgaagcagcGGAGCTCGGATGAGCTTCGAGCgctgcagaagcagctgcCGGGATACATGTTCGACACGCTCAGCTTTCCGCTCAAATCGCTATATCAGTTTTATTCCAAAATGGCTAGAAGTCTAAGTAAGAAAATAGAATGA